The Leptolyngbya sp. CCY15150 sequence TCTTTACGCTAGAAGTTAGGTGCAAGGACATAGAGTCAGGGTAAGCATTTTAGGACTATTCAATGATGTATTTGGGTACTACTTTCTTGCAACAAACTTCATTCCAATACGTCTGTTCATTGAAGGATTAGCACCCTTAGATTAAACCGTAACTATCCTTCTTCAGATAGATGTCTAGCACGATCAAACCATGCTAGTCTAAGTGCACTAAACATGGGCGTCTCTACGCTATTCTAAACAAAGCTCTTGAACTAAAATTGAACCCGCACAGGCTTGCAATGACACAAAACAATTCCCTCAGTGCTCCCTGTTTTTTAGTAGGAGCTGAGCGCTCTGGAACGACCATGCTTAGGCTGATGCTAAACGGGCATCCTCAGCTAGCTTGGTGTAGTGAATCCGAGTTCATTGTGGATCATTTAGCAGCACCAGGATGCTGGCCTGATCTACAGGAATACCACAAACTATTAGACACCGATCGCATTTTTCAGACCTACAACTTTCATGTCGATCATCGGCTGAGCTACCCTGATTTAGTCAAAGACTTTATGCGACAAAAGCAGGTGCGCGATCGCAAAGAACAGGTGGGTGCAACGGTGCATCGTCACTTCGATCGCCTCCTATGGATTTGGCCTGAGGCACGATTTATTCACCTCGTTCGTGATCCTAGGGATGTGGCACCATCCTGCATTGGCATGGGCTGGGCGGGCAATGTTTGGACGGGGGTGGAGCGATGGCGTGAAGCAGAAGACTTGTGGACAACCCTCAAATCTAAGCTAACCAGCGATCGCTACCTTGAGGTGCGCTATGAGCTGCTGTTGCAAGATCCTGAAGCCGTCCTCACCCAGATTTGTCAGTTTCTTGGGCTATCCTACAGCGCCCACATGCTCCGCTATCCAGACTACACCACCTACGATGCCCCGGATGCCCGCCACGCTCAGAAGTGGAAGCAGACGATGAAAAAGAAGGATGTGCAGTTGGTGGAAGCCAAGGTTGCTCACCTCTTGGTAGAGCGCGGCTATGAACTCAGCGGTCATGAGGTGCTCTCACCCTCCGCGCTGCAGAAAAAAGTGCTTCAGGTGCAAGATCGCCTAGCGCGAATTCAGGCACGCGTGAGATCGATGGGACTACCGTTATTTGTGGCTGACTACATCATCCGCCGCCTTGGGGTTGAGCCCTGGCAGCGGGCCATGCGACTGCGGTTGAATGAACTAGAGCAGGCGGCTCTTAAGTAGTTCTACTTAGCCATCGCTAGCATCCCAATCGCTAACCCTCCCATCGCTGGATACCGGAACAATCACACTGCTGCACGAGATGGGCAATCGCCTGTCCGGTGGTGGGATCGAGCCAGTCTCCAGCGATTTCTGCTAGGGGGACTAAGACGAAGGCGCGATCGCCCATGCGTGGGTGAGGGATTTGGAGCGTCGGCGTCTGCAGGCAGCGATCGCCAAAGAGCAGCAAATCTAGATCCAGCAGGCGGGGGCCCCAGCGTTCTCGCCGCACGCGGCCAAACTGGGCTTCGATCATCAATAACGTGCTCAGCAATGCCTCGGGGGTCAAGCTGGTTTCCAGGATCGCGCAGGCATTGAGATAGTCCGGTTGAGGCGGCCCCACTGCGGCTGTTTGGTAGATCGATGACCGGGCAAGCAGGGAAATATGGGGAGTCTGCGCTAGGGCATCAAAGGCAGCCTGCAAAATTTGGTAGGAATCACCCAGATTACTTCCCAGAGCGATCGCGCTTTGGGTGGTTGATTCGGCCCGGCGTAGGATTGGCGAGGTTGGTGCTGCCGGTTGCATACCCCGTCCGAGATGAGACATAGTGCATCAAACCTTTCAACATAATAGGCCGGGCGATCGAGAGCCTTCGGCTAACGTTCAGCTCGTGAGGCTTGGATGGGTTACGGCTGCGCCTAACCCATCCTACTGGAACTTGCCGGGTTTCGACGACGCTCAACCCTCTTCCCATAAGGTTTTGATGCGTTACGGCTGCGCCTCACGCATCCTACCTGTTCCACGCTGAGCAGACCACGATTTGCTAGAAGAGCGATCGCTGCTTATGTAGCCTACCAGGTTGGGTCTACCATGAGGTTGATGGTCAAGTCTGCGCAATCCGGCGGCACGGCGGAGATACAGGAACAAATCACCCGACCGTCCTCCAGTTCTACTTCACAGGCATGGCAGGAACCCATCAGGCAACCCGTGGGAATGCTGATACCAGCCCGTTCAGCCACTTGCAGCAAGGGTTCACCAGCCTCGGCAGCGATCGCAATGTTATCGGGCAAAAAACGAACTTGAACAGTCATAAACACAGTAGGGATAATGAGCTGATGGTGTAAACCGAAAACGCCGCCCACCGCGTCCGACCATCCATTCAAGGGTGTGGGCGATCGCGTTAACGAATGGCGGTGCTGGGCATATTGGCACCCCGCAAATCGGCTTTATCCAGGATCGTATGTTCAAAAATGGCATCGTGCAGATTAGCCCGACAGAGGCGAGCCCCTGTCAAGTCGGCCTTACTCAAGTCTGCCCGCTTGAGAATGGCATCCGTCAAGTCAGCAACCCCTAGATCTGCCTCGGTCAACACGGCACGACTGAGGTTGGCATCGCTCAGATCGGTGGCGCTGAGGTCAGCGCCATGGAAAATGGCGCGATTACAGTTGGCTTCACTGAGATCCGCCGCCCCCAGTTGGGCATAGGTGAGGTTGGCGCGACTCAGATTAGCCGCGCTGAGATCGGCTGCTAAAAGCTGGGCTCCGGTCAAATTGGCACGGCTGAGGTTCGCTTCACTTAAATCGACCCGTAAGAGAACCGCTTCAAATAGATCGACCCCACTGAAATTAATGCCGCCGAGGCTCAGTTCACTAAGGTTAACCCCACTGAGGTCAACCTTAGAAACACAGGATTCTTGTCGCCAACGATTCCAAAAATCAATGCCCTTTTTGAGGGTAGCAAGATGCTCTGGATCTGCCATAGAGTTTGCAATCACGTTCCAGGTTGCAAGGGATGATAAGCCTTGGTGAGTTAAGACTACAGCCTCATGCCACGCCTTGCCACCGGCTGACTAGCAAGGACAACATGTTAGACCTAGGCTAACTTGCCTAAAGTATATCTCCGAACGGACAGAAGCCGCTGTTCTTCCGGCAACCAGCACCGCATCCCCTAGAAAAAGTCGGGCATCCAGGGAGAGCCGGTGGCAAACATCTGGGTGGCGATCGCCACGGCCTGATCACTCCCCTCCAACCAGCGCATCCAGCGTAGTTGGGTTGGAGAAAAGAGACCGGTATAGAGCGCTGCCAGCCCCTGAATCGAGAGCGACAGCCCCTCCCCTGCCTGACGGGTCACCTGTCCTTGCCCATTGGCGACGGAGAGCCGGAAGGTATCGGTATTAGCCGACAATAAATCATCCTGCACCGTGAGGTAGAGATCCGCCGTGAGGTTTAGGGGATAGCCGCGACATTCTAAAGCCCGTACAACATCGACAATGCGTACCATCCAGCGATCGCCATCCCCCGGTTTAGCCTCTTGGTTTGGCAACCCTAGGGCAAGAGGATCAATTAACCCACTGCGCCACTGTACCTGATCAATTTGCGATCGATGGGAGCCCAGAAAGGCCCAGAGTGTTTTCAGAGCAGCGGGACTGGTAACCACCCAATCTAATACATCAATCTGGGTGCGATCGCCTTGACGACCTTGGTGAAATGCTACGTAGCCCTGGGGCTGATCCGTGGGGCCAAACTGATAGAGGAAAAGAGCTTGTTTCGACATGTCGAGGAGATTGTTCCAGAGAACTGGGGCGCGATCGAGATGGCCGTTGTGATAGGCAGCCTGCTGCTGCTGAAGCGATCGCAGCCTGGCTATATCAACCGCCATAGGACTCACCGGCAAGGGCGGATCGGTCACCTGGATGCGATCGCAGTCGATGTGCCACCGATAGCGGGTACCGCCTTGCTCATAGCCCACCTGACGATAGAGACGCTGCACGGCTGGATACAGCGTTGAGATAGGGACATGGCGATCCTGTAGCTCCCGCAGCGTCTCTTGCATGAGCACCAGCGCGGCCCCTTGCCCGCGCCATTCTGGAGCCACCGACACCGCCGCAATTCCCACCATGGGAACCAGCTTGCCTCCAAACCACTGCCCCATCGGCAGAGTTGCTAGCCCACCCACAAGCTGCGATCCATAGTGCAACACCCGCATATTGTCTAGCCCAATCCGTTGAAGAT is a genomic window containing:
- a CDS encoding pentapeptide repeat-containing protein, which encodes MADPEHLATLKKGIDFWNRWRQESCVSKVDLSGVNLSELSLGGINFSGVDLFEAVLLRVDLSEANLSRANLTGAQLLAADLSAANLSRANLTYAQLGAADLSEANCNRAIFHGADLSATDLSDANLSRAVLTEADLGVADLTDAILKRADLSKADLTGARLCRANLHDAIFEHTILDKADLRGANMPSTAIR
- a CDS encoding GNAT family N-acetyltransferase → MAFQLSSLHESDAAQFNALVCQCFVTPVDREARYLQRIGLDNMRVLHYGSQLVGGLATLPMGQWFGGKLVPMVGIAAVSVAPEWRGQGAALVLMQETLRELQDRHVPISTLYPAVQRLYRQVGYEQGGTRYRWHIDCDRIQVTDPPLPVSPMAVDIARLRSLQQQQAAYHNGHLDRAPVLWNNLLDMSKQALFLYQFGPTDQPQGYVAFHQGRQGDRTQIDVLDWVVTSPAALKTLWAFLGSHRSQIDQVQWRSGLIDPLALGLPNQEAKPGDGDRWMVRIVDVVRALECRGYPLNLTADLYLTVQDDLLSANTDTFRLSVANGQGQVTRQAGEGLSLSIQGLAALYTGLFSPTQLRWMRWLEGSDQAVAIATQMFATGSPWMPDFF
- a CDS encoding sulfotransferase — encoded protein: MTQNNSLSAPCFLVGAERSGTTMLRLMLNGHPQLAWCSESEFIVDHLAAPGCWPDLQEYHKLLDTDRIFQTYNFHVDHRLSYPDLVKDFMRQKQVRDRKEQVGATVHRHFDRLLWIWPEARFIHLVRDPRDVAPSCIGMGWAGNVWTGVERWREAEDLWTTLKSKLTSDRYLEVRYELLLQDPEAVLTQICQFLGLSYSAHMLRYPDYTTYDAPDARHAQKWKQTMKKKDVQLVEAKVAHLLVERGYELSGHEVLSPSALQKKVLQVQDRLARIQARVRSMGLPLFVADYIIRRLGVEPWQRAMRLRLNELEQAALK
- the folK gene encoding 2-amino-4-hydroxy-6-hydroxymethyldihydropteridine diphosphokinase, with protein sequence MQPAAPTSPILRRAESTTQSAIALGSNLGDSYQILQAAFDALAQTPHISLLARSSIYQTAAVGPPQPDYLNACAILETSLTPEALLSTLLMIEAQFGRVRRERWGPRLLDLDLLLFGDRCLQTPTLQIPHPRMGDRAFVLVPLAEIAGDWLDPTTGQAIAHLVQQCDCSGIQRWEG
- a CDS encoding 2Fe-2S iron-sulfur cluster-binding protein, which produces MTVQVRFLPDNIAIAAEAGEPLLQVAERAGISIPTGCLMGSCHACEVELEDGRVICSCISAVPPDCADLTINLMVDPTW